The proteins below come from a single Takifugu flavidus isolate HTHZ2018 chromosome 6, ASM371156v2, whole genome shotgun sequence genomic window:
- the tmem131l gene encoding transmembrane protein 131-like isoform X7, with protein sequence MTNHTRDTCQDFKSWEDDSNSTTLGLLLECNLPKSLFNSPQGSCLQSEEHLSLQINLSARGDRPADLDKLKPYVIEHILVLLVAPTAGPAAIDHPKIGVYMLNSGSKKLFIKDMQVLTKVETSLKFNQIMLRSEAKNFTEVAALACRGPLPGHGRKCISHVSLKMLGNQTAHSFPGIHIADRWTQVDLFSLLKVKQRDADTMDLWLTNSFLSPITVMNASLSHNLQGALKVMNFSGALIVPQGCWYLLSLQLLSTTLPVNQLSALSLYTNLGTILHIPFYFYSTPSMQGEVVFETERECGRPCSLRLSEAGLSEWQRSLLPDFFSSSWPVDNKLAAELCSQWQCQKDKLTCRWPRLPVETSSPLEFGATPVNESKVKTFTLKNPSSSVVSVEIRILSLYPAPLEALELLSKWFNISPLSLNISTSEFTLLASPPKAGENEEDMMGEGVLRLLLQPWETREVAVVFTPSDHKPTTTLLIIRNNLTVFDMKMVRGHGAKEVLRVGGKLPGPGASLRFNVPQSTLMECRDGLRSNKPLFAIRKSFKVENAGELPLTVLSMNINGYTCQGFGFEVLQCRPFSLEHNSSSEITIAFTPDFTSSWVIRDLTLVTARGTSFAFTLNVTLPHHMLPLCAQVVPGPSWEETFWVVTLIFTCFSLFGVCLMAFHQAQYILSEFSTPNVRSNHNSVLSRENSSVNNNNTPNGVTKPKGSCKSYVDTCHTSDKGKGRGSPTLANSPAPRHHASKKGSSATPSQAQKKPKVSLYYSKYKPSSTTAPGVITVDEEHEDLTPEAPLTPEAPLTPEPPLSPVPDICNNNEPAFISQLDEKMSADFKKEQSNIEDTLPAAVMFPMEMPAGFPGNVTLSPGPRPGLLMCSPMEKSCTEHYAQKMDSDKRDSSELEQLREDEKGQKKKAQSAETLAFPGNSKGKRSRRKTENISSAPELDVVVIPEREKDLDWKTGEHNNGGTRNRNRCCNGPKSEAPKSGQSAESCLKQNAGVYPARTRRKCTVERRGGVCESGSDSGSSSGSVRASRGSWGSWSSTSSVEGDKEAGARMHPCTHPCTHPCTTSSRKRESMYSVTSGEQDCYRDAVNATYKTLNLYHKEQCQSPDPPASSFIPSFAAVAAGVDRNPDKDVHDPTGQYLPEFRYNTAEALPYIPQPANPAVYNRFTWSGANSHCSPYAYCEERNYIGNRTFPGTFPSQNVQRTHRSQAGWTEEQPQESPSAWDTAACVGSKPYFSGTRSLSPMSSLFGSIWTPQSDPYQRHFQPERSAPVSPITPPHSPLSRELEGRCAPNQFSSFNPFGPHMNLDIWNSASNRSSNSQLSNDSGYCGDV encoded by the exons ATGACAAACCACACACGTGACACGTGTCAAGACTTTAAATCGTGG GAAGATGACTCCAACAGCACAACGCTGGGTCTGCTCCTGGAGTGCAACTTACCCAAGAGTTTATTCAACAGTCCCCAG GGGTCCTGCCTCCAGAGTGAGGAGCACCTCAGCCTGCAGATAAACCTGTCAGCACGCGGTGACCGGCCCGCTGACCTGGACAAGCTCAAGCCTTATGTCATTGAACACAttttggtgctgctggtggcccCCACCGCTGGACCGGCCGCAATAG ATCACCCAAAAATAGGAGTATATATGTTAAATTCTGGAAGCAAGAAGCTTTTTATTAAA GACATGCAGGTGCTCACAAAAGTAGAGACCAGCCTTAAATTTAATCAGATAATGCTACGGTCAGAGGCGAAGAACTTCACTGAAGTGGCTGCACTTGCCTGCAGAG GTCCACTGCCGGGCCATGGAAGGAAATGCATTAGTCATGTCAGTTTAAAAATGCTGGGAAATCAGACAGCCCACAGTTTCCCTGGAATACACATTGCAGACCG GTGGACACAGGTGGATTTATTCAGCCTGTTGAAGGTGAAGCAGAGAGACGCAGACACGATGGATCTGTGGCTGACAAATTCCTTCCTGTCGCCCATCACTGTGATGAATGCCAGCCTTTCACACAACCTCCAGGGAGCACTGAAG GTGATGAACTTCAGCGGTGCGTTGATAGTTCCTCAGGGGTGCTGGTACCTTCTgtccctgcagctgctcagcacGACCCTACCTGTCAATCAGCTGTCTGCATTGAGCCTGTACACCAACCTGGGCACAATCCTGCACATTCCTTTTTACTTCTACTCCACCCCGTCCATG cagggggAGGTGGTGTTTGAGACCGAACGAGAATGTGGACGACCCTGTTCGCTCAGGTTGTCTGAAGCAG GTCTTTCAGAGTGGCAGCGTTCCCTCCTCCCAGACTTTTTCTCCTCATCTTGGCCTGTAGACAACAAACTGGCTGCTGAGCTCTGCTCTCAGTGGCAGTGCCAAAAAGACAAGCTAACTTGCAG GTGGCCCAGACTCCCAGTAGAGACATCCAGTCCTCTGGAATTTGGGGCTACACCTGTCAATGAGAGCAAG GTAAAGACGTTCACTCTGAAGAATCCGTCCTCTTCAGTGGTGTCTGTAGAGATCCGTATTCTCTCCTTGTACCCTGCTCCCCTGGAGGCGCTGGAACTCCTCTCCAAATG GTTTAATATCAGCCCCCTGTCTCTCAACATCAGCACCTCAGAGTTTACTCTCTTGGCTTCACCTCCCAAG GCTGGTGAGAATGAGGAGGACATGATGGGAGAGGGTGTCCTGCGTCTGCTACTGCAGCCCTGGGAGACCAGGGAAGTCGCTGTGGTCTTCACTCCCTCTGATCACAAACCCACCACAACCCTCCTCATCATCAG AAACAACCTGACAGTCTTCGATATGAAGATGGTGCGGGGCCATGGGGCCAAAGAGGTGCTCAGAGTGGGCGGCAAGTTGCCCGGCCCCGGAGCCTCTCTGCGCTTCAACGTTCCACAGTCAACTCTCATGGAGTGCCGGGACG GCCTGCGCTCCAATAAGCCACTCTTCGCCATTAGAAAGAGTTTCAAGGTGGAGAATGCAGGAGAGCTTCCTCTGACTGTTCTGTCCATGAATATAAATGGATACACGTGTCAGGGATTTGGATTCGAGGTGTTGCAGTGTCGCCCCTTCAGTCTGGAACACAACAGCTCCTCTGAGATCACCATCGC GTTCACGCCAGACTTCACCTCATCCTGGGTCATCCGGGACCTCACCCTGGTGACGGCACGGGGCACCTCTTTCGCTTTCACCCTGAATGTGACGCTGCCGCACCACATGTTGCCTCTATGCGCTCAAGTGGTTCCTGGGCCCAGCTGGGAGGAAACCTTCTGGGTGGTCACACTCATCTTCACCTG CTTCTCCttgtttggtgtgtgtctgaTGGCCTTCCACCAGGCCCAGTATATTCTGAGCGAGTTCTCCACACCAAACGTCAGGAGCAACCACAATTCTGTGCTGTCCAGGGAAAACAGctctgtcaacaacaacaacacgccCAATGGAGTGAC TAAACCAAAGGGCAGTTGTAAGAGCTACGTGGACACCTGTCATACCTCAGATAAGGGAAAGGGGCGTGGCTCTCCAACCCTGGCCAACAGCCCCGCACCACGTCATCACGCCTCCAAAAAAGGTTCCTCAGCCACTCCATCTCAGGCACAGAAGAAACCCAAAGTTTCACTCTATTACTCCAAATACAAACCCAGCTCCACCACAGCCCCTGGTGTGATAACAGTAGATGAAGAGCACGAGGACCTGACCCCAGAGGCACCCTTGACCCCAGAGGCACCCCTGACCCCAGAGCCGCCTCTGTCCCCGGTCCCTGACATCTGCAATAATAATGAACCCGCTTTCATCAGTCAGCTGGATGAGAAGATGTCTGCAGACTTTAAAAAGGAGCAGAGCAATATCGAAGACACACTTCCAGCAGCAGTTATGTTTCCCATGGAAATGCCTGCTGGTTTCCCAGGCAACGTCACACTGAGTCCAGGACCGAGACCGGGTCTGTTGATGTGCAGCCCTATGGAGAAGAGCTGCACCGAGCATTATGCACAGAAGATGGACTCTGATAAAAGGGACAGTTCTGAATTAGAG CAGCTGAGAGAAGATGAGaaagggcagaaaaagaaagcacAGAGTGCTGAGACACTTGCTTTTCCAGGGAATAGTAAGGGAAAAAGGAGCCGCAGGAAGACGGAAAACATCTCCAG TGCTCCTGAGCTTGATGTAGTAGTGAttccagagagggagaaagaccTCGATTGGAAAACGGGCGAGCATAACAACGGCGGAACCCGCAACAGGAACCGCTGCTGCAACGGCCCCAAATCAGAAGCACCAAAGTCTGGACAGAGCGCCGAGAGCTGCCTCAAACAGAACG CAGGTGTGTATCCTGCACGCACCCGGCGAAAGTGCACCGTGGAGAGGCGCGGCGGCGTTTGCGAGTCAGGCTCGGACTCCGGCAGCTCGTCGGGGAGCGTGagggccagcagagggagctggggcagctggagcagcaccagcagtgtGGAGGGAGACAAAGAGGCTGGGGCCCGCATGCACCCCTGCACGCACCCCTGCACACACCCCTGCACTACCTCATCAAGAAAAA GGGAATCCATGTACAGCGTCACTTCAGGAGAGCAAGACTGCTACCGTGACGCCGTGAATGCAACCTACAAGACTTTAAA TTTGTACCACAAAGAGCAGTGCCAAAGCCCAGATCCCCCCGCCTCCAGTTTCATCCCCAGttttgctgctgtggctgcaggagtGGACAGGAACCCAGATAAAGACGTTCATG ATCCGACAGGTCAATATTTACCCGAGTTCAGATACAACACCGCTGAAGCTCTGCCCTACATACCTCAGCCAGCCAACCCTGCGGTGTACAACAG GTTTACCTGGAGTGGTGCCAACAGCCATTGTAGCCCCTACGCCTACTGTGAGGAGCGGAACTACATCG GTAACAGGACATTTCCAGGTACTTTTCCCAGTCAAAATGTTCAAAGGACACACCGCAGTCAGGCCGGCTGGACCGAGGAACAGCCTCAGGAATCGCCCTCAGCCTGGGACACTGCGGCCTGTGTGGGCAGCAAG ccATACTTCTCTGGGACACGCAGCCTCTCACCCATGTCCAGCCTATTCGGATCCATCTGGACCCCTCAGAGTGATCCCTACCAGCGCCACTTTCAACCAGAACGGTCCGCCCCCGTGTCTCCCATCACCCCACCTCATTCTCCTTTGAGCCGGGAGTTAGAAGGGAGATGCGCCCCAAACCAGTTCTCCAGCTTCAACCCGTTTGGCCCGCACATGAACCTTGACATATGGAACTCCGCCTCCAACCGCAGCTCCAACTCGCAGCTCTCCAACGACTCCGGCTACTGCGGagatgtttaa